One region of Streptomyces leeuwenhoekii genomic DNA includes:
- a CDS encoding TerD family protein, with the protein MGVTLAKGGNVSLSKAAPDLTQVMVGLGWDARSTTGAPFDLDASALVCGGGRVLGDEWFVFYNQLTSPDGSVEHTGDNLTGEGDGDDESLLVDLSRVPDRCDKIVFPVSIHMADERGQTFGQVANAFIRVVDQADGRELARYDLSEDASTETAMIFGELYRHQGEWKFRAVGQGYASGLRGIALDFGVNVS; encoded by the coding sequence ATGGGCGTCACGCTTGCCAAGGGAGGCAACGTCTCCCTGTCCAAGGCCGCGCCGGACCTCACCCAGGTGATGGTCGGCCTCGGCTGGGACGCGCGCTCCACCACCGGAGCCCCCTTCGACCTGGACGCCAGCGCCCTGGTCTGCGGCGGCGGCCGGGTGCTGGGCGACGAATGGTTCGTCTTCTACAACCAGCTCACCAGCCCGGACGGCTCCGTCGAGCACACCGGCGACAACCTCACCGGGGAGGGCGACGGCGACGACGAGTCCCTCCTGGTCGACCTGTCCCGGGTGCCCGACCGGTGCGACAAGATCGTCTTTCCGGTCTCCATCCATATGGCCGACGAGCGCGGGCAGACCTTCGGGCAGGTCGCCAACGCCTTCATCCGGGTCGTCGACCAGGCCGACGGCCGGGAACTCGCCCGCTACGACCTGAGCGAGGACGCCTCCACCGAGACCGCGATGATCTTCGGCGAGCTCTACCGTCACCAGGGCGAATGGAAGTTCCGGGCCGTGGGACAGGGGTACGCGTCCGGCCTGCGAGGCATCGCTCTAGACTTCGGAGTCAACGTTTCGTAA
- a CDS encoding TerD family protein, giving the protein MTHAMLKGSNVPLEATTVRAVLRWTPGQGVPDVDASALLLGPDDRVRSDEDFVFYNQPRHPSGKVWRLGQKRVAEGLTDTIQTDLLGVEPAVRRILLVASADGVPFDRVRDLRILLYDAAAADADPLAYFEVKPETGEETALICGELYRRGEAWKFRALGEGYSNGLEGLATDFGISVDGSEAAQEPPAAVPPAAAHPTEPRTPAPAAPRAPDPAAPTAPVPPPPPVPPVVPAQTAATVSRPLPPEQPPGVPTQPAYGYPQQPPATPPAYGYPQPTGAPAYGYPQAPAAAGATGAPSGYGYPPPSAPPPLAPVPDPGFRLPPQGPQFIGR; this is encoded by the coding sequence ATGACGCACGCCATGCTGAAGGGGTCGAACGTCCCGCTGGAAGCCACGACGGTGCGCGCCGTGCTGCGCTGGACGCCCGGGCAGGGGGTTCCCGACGTCGACGCCTCCGCGCTGCTCCTCGGCCCCGACGACCGCGTGCGCAGCGACGAGGACTTCGTCTTCTACAACCAGCCCCGGCACCCCTCGGGGAAGGTCTGGCGGCTCGGCCAGAAGCGCGTCGCCGAGGGCCTGACCGACACGATCCAGACAGATCTGCTCGGTGTCGAGCCCGCCGTGCGACGGATCCTGCTGGTCGCCTCGGCGGACGGCGTCCCCTTCGACCGGGTCCGGGATCTGCGCATCCTGCTGTACGACGCGGCAGCCGCCGACGCCGATCCGCTGGCGTACTTCGAGGTCAAGCCGGAGACGGGCGAGGAGACCGCGCTGATCTGCGGAGAGCTGTACCGGCGCGGGGAGGCCTGGAAGTTCCGCGCCCTGGGTGAGGGGTACTCCAACGGGCTGGAGGGCCTGGCGACCGACTTCGGCATCTCGGTGGACGGGTCGGAGGCGGCGCAGGAGCCCCCGGCGGCGGTCCCGCCGGCAGCCGCCCACCCCACGGAACCGCGGACGCCGGCGCCCGCGGCGCCCCGGGCGCCCGACCCGGCCGCGCCCACGGCCCCCGTACCGCCCCCGCCGCCGGTGCCGCCCGTCGTCCCGGCGCAGACCGCGGCGACGGTCTCCCGTCCGCTGCCCCCGGAGCAGCCGCCCGGCGTGCCCACGCAGCCGGCGTACGGCTATCCGCAGCAGCCGCCGGCCACGCCCCCGGCCTACGGCTACCCGCAACCGACCGGGGCGCCCGCGTACGGCTACCCCCAGGCACCCGCCGCGGCGGGCGCGACCGGCGCGCCGTCGGGCTACGGCTATCCGCCCCCGTCCGCCCCGCCCCCGCTCGCCCCGGTCCCGGACCCCGGCTTCCGGCTCCCACCCCAGGGACCGCAGTTCATCGGGCGCTAG
- a CDS encoding calcium homeostasis/redox stress adaptation protein: protein MGVSLSKGGNVSLTKEAPGLTAVIVGLGWDVRTTTGTDFDLDASALLLNSAGKVASDQHFIFFNNLKSPEGSVEHTGDNLTGEGEGDDEQIKVDLAAVPADVEKIVFPVSIYDAENRQQSFGQVRNAFIRVVNQAGGAEIARYDLSEDASTETAMVFGELYRHGAEWKFRAIGQGYASGLRGIAQDFGVNV, encoded by the coding sequence GTGGGAGTCAGCCTCAGCAAGGGCGGCAACGTATCGCTGACCAAGGAGGCCCCCGGCCTGACCGCGGTCATCGTCGGTCTGGGGTGGGACGTCCGCACCACGACCGGTACCGACTTCGACCTCGACGCGAGCGCGCTGCTGCTGAACAGCGCCGGCAAGGTCGCCAGCGACCAGCACTTCATCTTCTTCAACAACCTCAAGAGCCCGGAAGGCTCCGTCGAGCACACCGGCGACAACCTCACCGGTGAGGGCGAGGGCGACGACGAGCAGATCAAGGTCGACCTCGCGGCGGTCCCGGCCGACGTCGAGAAGATCGTCTTCCCGGTCTCCATCTACGACGCCGAGAACCGCCAGCAGTCCTTCGGCCAGGTCCGCAACGCCTTCATCCGCGTCGTGAACCAGGCCGGCGGCGCGGAGATCGCCCGCTACGACCTGAGCGAGGACGCCTCCACGGAGACCGCCATGGTCTTCGGCGAGCTGTACCGCCACGGCGCCGAGTGGAAGTTCCGCGCCATCGGCCAGGGCTACGCCTCCGGTCTGCGCGGCATCGCCCAGGACTTCGGCGTCAACGTCTGA
- a CDS encoding TerD family protein has protein sequence MGFLDGLWRGRGTEFDSGSAATNAIELTKRHGQVSLTKQGAATGHLRINLAWRMRTSDITGSQRESLLRHPLKALKPPQVLGHSQSMVDVDLDLGCLYELQDGSKGVVQPLGGYFGDVNAPPYVKLSGDDRFGSGTGETIYVNLDHRDAIKRLLVFAYIYDQTPAFDRTHAIVTLYPSNGPRIEIGIDERQPQARSCAVVMIENVKGEIVVRREVKFVYGFQGELDRLYGWGLQWGRGYKTKVQR, from the coding sequence ATGGGCTTTCTGGACGGGCTGTGGCGCGGTCGCGGGACCGAGTTCGACTCGGGCAGCGCGGCCACCAACGCCATCGAACTGACCAAACGGCACGGCCAGGTCTCCCTGACCAAACAGGGCGCGGCCACCGGTCATCTGCGCATCAACCTGGCCTGGCGAATGCGGACCTCCGACATCACCGGCTCGCAGCGCGAGAGCCTGCTGCGCCATCCCCTCAAGGCGCTGAAGCCGCCCCAGGTCCTCGGCCACAGCCAGAGCATGGTCGACGTCGACCTCGACCTCGGCTGCCTCTACGAGCTCCAGGACGGCTCCAAGGGCGTCGTCCAGCCGCTCGGCGGCTACTTCGGCGACGTCAACGCACCGCCGTACGTGAAGCTCAGCGGCGACGACCGGTTCGGCTCCGGGACCGGTGAGACGATCTACGTCAACCTCGACCACCGGGACGCCATCAAACGGCTCCTGGTCTTCGCCTACATCTACGACCAGACGCCCGCCTTCGACCGCACGCACGCCATCGTCACGCTCTACCCGAGCAACGGCCCCCGCATCGAGATCGGCATCGACGAACGGCAGCCGCAGGCCCGCTCCTGCGCCGTCGTCATGATCGAGAACGTCAAGGGCGAGATCGTCGTCCGCCGCGAGGTGAAGTTCGTGTACGGCTTCCAGGGCGAGCTGGACCGGCTGTACGGGTGGGGACTCCAGTGGGGGCGGGGCTACAAGACGAAGGTGCAACGCTGA
- a CDS encoding DUF475 domain-containing protein — protein MVLKTFGWSFAVTALGLVAAVLYGGWAAFGVVAILSVLEISLSFDNAVVNAGILKKMNAFWQKIFLTIGILIAVFGMRLVFPVVIVAISAQLGPIEAVDLALTDKDRYQELVTDAHPSIAAFGGMFLLMIFLDFIFEDRDIKWLGWLERPLAKLGKVDMLSVCIALIVLLISATTFGAHAHQHGGAHVDKAETVLLSGIAGLITYMIVGGLSGFFEDKLEEEEEREHEAEEEAVRAGKPRSAVALAGKAAFFMFLYLEVLDASFSFDGVIGAFAITNDIVLMALGLGIGAMYVRSLTVYLVREGTLDEYVYLEHGAHYAIGALALVLLVTIQYEINEFITGLIGVVLIGASFWSSVRRNRALARAEAAGSGDKPEVSSGV, from the coding sequence GTGGTTCTGAAAACCTTCGGCTGGTCGTTCGCGGTCACCGCGCTCGGCCTTGTCGCGGCGGTCTTGTACGGGGGGTGGGCCGCCTTCGGTGTCGTGGCGATCCTCTCCGTCCTCGAGATCTCGCTGTCCTTCGACAACGCGGTCGTCAACGCCGGAATCCTGAAGAAGATGAATGCCTTCTGGCAGAAGATCTTCCTCACGATCGGCATCCTGATCGCCGTCTTCGGTATGCGGCTGGTCTTCCCCGTCGTGATCGTCGCGATCAGTGCGCAGCTCGGTCCGATCGAGGCGGTGGACCTCGCGCTCACCGACAAGGACCGCTACCAGGAACTGGTCACCGACGCCCACCCGTCGATCGCCGCCTTCGGCGGTATGTTCCTGCTGATGATCTTCCTGGACTTCATCTTCGAGGACCGGGACATCAAGTGGCTGGGCTGGCTGGAGCGCCCGCTGGCCAAGCTGGGCAAGGTCGACATGCTGTCGGTCTGCATCGCCCTGATCGTGCTGCTCATCTCCGCGACGACCTTCGGCGCCCACGCCCACCAGCACGGCGGCGCCCATGTGGACAAGGCGGAGACGGTCCTGCTGTCCGGCATCGCCGGCCTGATCACGTACATGATCGTCGGCGGTCTCTCCGGCTTCTTCGAGGACAAGCTCGAAGAGGAGGAGGAGCGTGAGCACGAGGCCGAGGAAGAGGCGGTGCGCGCCGGCAAGCCGCGCTCGGCGGTCGCCCTGGCCGGCAAGGCCGCGTTCTTCATGTTCCTCTACCTGGAGGTCCTGGACGCGTCCTTCTCCTTCGACGGCGTGATCGGCGCCTTCGCCATCACCAACGACATCGTGCTGATGGCGCTCGGCCTGGGCATCGGCGCCATGTACGTCCGGTCGCTCACCGTCTACCTGGTCCGCGAGGGCACCCTGGACGAGTACGTCTACCTGGAGCACGGCGCCCACTACGCCATCGGCGCCCTCGCCCTGGTCCTGCTGGTCACCATCCAGTACGAGATCAACGAGTTCATCACCGGCCTGATCGGCGTCGTTCTGATCGGTGCCTCCTTCTGGTCCTCCGTGCGCCGCAACCGCGCGCTCGCGCGGGCCGAGGCGGCCGGCTCCGGCGACAAGCCGGAGGTCTCCTCCGGAGTGTGA